In the genome of Carnobacterium pleistocenium FTR1, one region contains:
- a CDS encoding DUF3427 domain-containing protein yields MTDILEQSLKKAFVNHKVGASSYDPKFIINDTKNKQFMLNVLQSELDSCEEFFFSVAFLTQAGLAALKTKLADLHAQGVRGKIVTSIYLAFNQPAVFEDLLKIPNVEVRISKQQGFHSKGYLFKQQGFHSFIIGSSNLTMSALKINYEWNVRLTSYEHGQMLQEIQLHMEQEWQDAQRLTHEWIRNYKKTYQPMTFSREVSKVQEIGSTEAEMSYSAIRPNKMQKIALNNLKELRETGAKKGLVISATGTGKTYLSAFDVLQAKPKRVLFVVHREQILNKAKSDYKKIVGGNNEEFGILSGNKKEINANYLFATIQTISKDAVLQQFAKNHFDYILIDEVHKAGAKSYHKVLAYFQPNFLLGMTATPERTDGFNVFELFDYTIAYEIRLQEALEEKMLCPFHYFGVTDYEKNGELISESTDLKNLIEEERTTYLLEKLDYYGCSGNTPKGLVFCSRKQEAKALSLLFNKKGHSSSYLSGDHSLVEREKQVQRLENGEIEYIFTVDIFNEGIDIPKVNQIVMLRNTASNIIFIQQLGRGLRKDSSKEYVTVIDFIGNYKNNYMIPMALSGDMSRDKNSLRKDTFDTNFISGVSSVNFEKIARQQIFSSINQASMNSMSELKKAFELLLNRLGRVPYLKDFQEQKTLDPILMANKKTSYYDFLVSIKQNEENICSIENRFLMIASREFLAGIRKQELILLQKMISEPEKTMTLEEIQQLFKQQDVLATNETVHSVLNTLSLTFYTGSIASTYKGQAFIEWTNDQVSLTPLFKQAMTNGYFVHLITDILLTGQLKSTSYSSSEPLTRYQKYKRKDVLRLLNWDKQMVDQNIGGYTASKGEFVIFVTLKKGENFSGAQMAYEDELLDTSTMRWFTKAPRTMNSPEVQKLLHPEDWKIRVFAKKSDNEGIEFYYLGEVIPLKDSIVELEKPVQNGNKKKVVEMNLKFVEPMDVNLYRYLEVGQE; encoded by the coding sequence ATGACAGATATTCTAGAGCAGTCTTTGAAAAAAGCTTTCGTCAATCATAAAGTTGGAGCTTCTTCGTATGATCCAAAATTTATTATTAATGATACAAAAAATAAACAGTTTATGCTAAATGTATTACAAAGTGAATTAGATTCGTGTGAAGAGTTCTTTTTTTCTGTGGCCTTTTTAACGCAAGCTGGATTAGCAGCATTAAAAACCAAACTAGCAGATTTACATGCACAAGGAGTCAGAGGAAAGATTGTGACTTCAATTTATTTAGCCTTTAACCAACCTGCTGTCTTTGAAGATTTATTAAAGATACCGAATGTAGAAGTACGTATTTCAAAGCAGCAAGGATTTCATTCTAAAGGCTACCTTTTTAAGCAACAAGGGTTTCATTCTTTTATTATAGGTAGTTCTAATTTAACAATGAGTGCATTAAAGATTAATTATGAATGGAATGTTCGTTTAACGTCTTACGAACACGGTCAAATGCTGCAAGAGATACAATTACATATGGAGCAGGAATGGCAAGATGCTCAAAGATTAACGCATGAATGGATTCGTAATTATAAAAAGACTTATCAACCTATGACTTTTTCTAGGGAAGTAAGTAAAGTACAGGAAATAGGATCGACTGAAGCAGAGATGTCTTATAGTGCAATTAGACCGAATAAAATGCAAAAAATAGCATTAAATAATCTTAAAGAATTAAGAGAAACTGGCGCAAAAAAAGGGCTAGTCATTTCAGCTACAGGGACAGGTAAGACTTATTTATCGGCATTTGATGTCTTACAAGCTAAACCAAAACGTGTCTTATTTGTCGTTCATAGAGAACAGATTCTAAATAAGGCAAAGAGTGATTACAAAAAAATTGTTGGTGGAAATAATGAGGAATTTGGTATCCTTTCTGGAAATAAAAAAGAAATAAATGCAAACTATTTATTTGCAACGATCCAAACAATTTCAAAAGATGCGGTCTTACAACAGTTTGCTAAAAATCACTTTGATTATATATTGATTGATGAAGTTCATAAAGCTGGAGCGAAATCTTATCATAAAGTACTTGCCTATTTCCAACCAAATTTCTTATTGGGAATGACAGCAACTCCAGAAAGAACAGATGGGTTTAACGTCTTCGAATTGTTTGATTACACGATTGCTTACGAGATCCGTCTTCAAGAAGCACTAGAAGAAAAGATGCTTTGCCCATTTCATTATTTTGGAGTCACCGATTACGAAAAAAATGGCGAGCTGATTTCTGAATCCACCGATTTGAAGAATTTAATTGAAGAAGAACGGACTACTTACTTATTAGAAAAACTTGATTATTATGGGTGTTCGGGAAATACACCCAAAGGATTAGTTTTTTGTAGTCGCAAACAAGAGGCGAAAGCCTTATCCTTACTGTTCAATAAAAAAGGACATTCGAGTTCTTATCTTTCAGGAGACCATTCGCTAGTGGAAAGAGAAAAACAAGTCCAACGGTTAGAGAACGGTGAAATTGAATACATTTTTACAGTGGATATTTTTAATGAAGGTATTGATATTCCAAAAGTCAATCAAATAGTGATGCTTCGAAATACAGCGTCTAATATTATTTTTATTCAACAATTAGGGCGTGGGTTAAGAAAAGATTCGTCAAAAGAATATGTTACGGTGATTGATTTTATTGGAAACTATAAGAATAACTATATGATTCCAATGGCTTTATCGGGAGATATGTCTAGAGATAAAAATAGTTTGCGTAAAGATACGTTTGATACGAACTTTATTTCAGGTGTTTCTTCTGTGAATTTCGAGAAAATTGCAAGGCAACAAATTTTTTCGTCGATCAACCAAGCATCGATGAATAGCATGAGTGAATTAAAAAAAGCTTTTGAACTGCTCTTAAACCGTCTTGGGCGAGTCCCTTATTTGAAAGACTTTCAAGAACAAAAAACGCTGGATCCTATTTTGATGGCCAATAAAAAGACCAGTTATTATGATTTTTTAGTGAGTATTAAACAAAATGAAGAAAATATTTGCTCAATAGAAAATCGATTTTTAATGATTGCTTCACGCGAATTTTTAGCTGGCATACGCAAACAAGAATTAATTTTATTACAAAAAATGATTAGTGAACCTGAAAAAACGATGACTTTAGAAGAGATTCAGCAGTTGTTTAAACAGCAGGATGTCTTAGCAACTAATGAAACGGTTCATTCTGTTTTAAATACATTAAGTTTAACTTTTTATACCGGTTCAATCGCCTCTACCTATAAAGGGCAAGCATTTATTGAGTGGACGAATGATCAAGTCAGTTTAACGCCATTGTTTAAACAAGCAATGACCAATGGTTACTTTGTCCATTTGATCACAGATATCCTTTTAACTGGGCAACTTAAGTCGACAAGCTACAGTTCTTCAGAGCCGTTGACACGCTATCAAAAATATAAGCGAAAAGATGTTTTGCGTTTATTAAATTGGGACAAACAAATGGTAGACCAAAATATTGGTGGGTATACGGCAAGTAAAGGCGAATTTGTTATTTTTGTAACGCTTAAAAAAGGGGAGAATTTCTCAGGAGCACAAATGGCTTATGAAGATGAACTGTTGGATACTTCAACGATGAGATGGTTTACCAAGGCTCCTAGAACGATGAACTCTCCTGAAGTTCAAAAATTATTACACCCAGAAGACTGGAAAATACGCGTTTTTGCAAAAAAATCAGATAATGAAGGAATAGAATTTTACTATTTAGGCGAAGTAATTCCGTTAAAGGATTCTATTGTTGAATTAGAAAAACCTGTTCAAAATGGCAATAAGAAAAAAGTGGTTGAAATGAATCTGAAATTTGTAGAACCAATGGATGTCAATCTATATCGCTATTTAGAAGTAGGTCAAGAGTAA
- a CDS encoding (deoxy)nucleoside triphosphate pyrophosphohydrolase — MDVVGAILVENGKILCAQRGEGKALAHMWEFPGGKIEDGETPQEALIRELKEELRIEVDVQSEKFETTSYQYDFGLVNLTTFICMLKKGTPQLSEHSELKWLKPVELNVLKWAPADLPAVEKLIKENVSL; from the coding sequence ATGGATGTTGTAGGTGCTATTTTAGTAGAGAACGGTAAAATTTTATGTGCACAAAGAGGAGAAGGTAAAGCTCTGGCACATATGTGGGAATTTCCTGGTGGGAAAATAGAAGATGGTGAGACCCCCCAAGAGGCCTTAATTCGTGAATTAAAAGAAGAGTTAAGGATTGAGGTAGATGTCCAATCTGAAAAATTTGAAACAACTAGTTACCAATATGATTTCGGTTTAGTGAACTTAACAACCTTTATTTGTATGCTAAAAAAAGGTACACCACAGTTGTCTGAACACAGTGAATTGAAGTGGTTAAAGCCAGTAGAATTAAATGTCTTGAAATGGGCACCAGCAGATTTACCAGCAGTAGAAAAATTAATAAAAGAGAATGTAAGCTTATGA
- a CDS encoding DUF956 family protein: MVESINTKVDLVIDATAFTGLTDYGKIMIGDSGFEFFNARDARKFIQIPWEEVENVIASVMFKGKWIPRYAIETKKSGTFTFSSKDPKKVLQAIQVYVDPSHMVQSLSFMGVMKSAAKSIWNKNKNKNKKK; this comes from the coding sequence ATGGTTGAATCAATTAATACAAAGGTAGACTTGGTAATAGATGCCACCGCTTTTACGGGGTTAACGGATTATGGAAAGATTATGATTGGTGATAGTGGATTTGAATTTTTTAATGCACGCGATGCTCGTAAATTTATTCAAATACCATGGGAAGAAGTAGAGAATGTCATTGCCTCTGTAATGTTTAAAGGGAAATGGATTCCACGTTATGCGATTGAAACCAAAAAATCTGGGACCTTTACTTTTTCTTCTAAAGATCCTAAAAAAGTACTTCAAGCTATCCAAGTATATGTAGATCCAAGTCATATGGTACAGTCCCTAAGTTTTATGGGTGTTATGAAAAGCGCGGCTAAATCAATTTGGAATAAGAATAAGAATAAGAATAAGAAAAAATAA
- a CDS encoding PTS system mannose/fructose/sorbose family transporter subunit IID, protein MAEKIQLSKKDRLAVAWRSTFIQGSWNYERMQNGGWAYSMIPAIKKLYTTQEDRAAALKRHLEFFNTHPYIASPILGVTLALEEERANGAPVDDVAIQGVKVGMMGPLAGVGDPVFWFTVRPMLGALGASLAMGGSILGPIIFFVAWNLIRWGFMWYTQELGYKAGSKITDDLSGGLLQDITKGASILGMFVLAALVQRWVSISFQPVVSEVQLDDGAFIIWDDLPNGGEGIRQAFEQVNSGLALSPIKVTTLQNNLDQLIPGLAALALTFFCMFLLRKKVSPIIIILGLFVVGVGGHVIGLL, encoded by the coding sequence ATGGCAGAAAAAATTCAGTTATCAAAAAAAGATCGCTTAGCCGTAGCATGGCGCTCAACGTTCATCCAAGGTTCTTGGAACTATGAACGTATGCAAAATGGTGGTTGGGCATACTCAATGATTCCAGCAATTAAAAAATTATACACAACTCAAGAGGACCGAGCAGCAGCGTTAAAACGTCACTTGGAATTCTTTAATACTCACCCATATATTGCTTCACCAATTCTTGGAGTTACATTAGCACTTGAAGAAGAACGTGCTAATGGTGCACCAGTTGATGATGTAGCTATTCAAGGGGTAAAAGTTGGGATGATGGGTCCGTTAGCCGGTGTCGGCGATCCAGTCTTCTGGTTTACTGTACGTCCTATGTTAGGTGCTCTAGGAGCATCATTAGCAATGGGTGGAAGTATTCTTGGACCAATCATTTTCTTCGTAGCTTGGAACTTAATTCGTTGGGGATTCATGTGGTATACACAAGAACTTGGTTATAAAGCTGGTTCTAAAATTACCGATGACCTTTCAGGTGGATTATTACAAGATATTACAAAAGGTGCTTCAATTTTAGGTATGTTCGTCTTGGCTGCACTGGTACAGCGTTGGGTATCCATTAGTTTCCAACCAGTTGTTTCTGAAGTTCAATTAGACGATGGAGCATTTATTATATGGGATGATCTTCCTAATGGTGGAGAAGGTATTCGTCAAGCCTTTGAACAAGTAAATTCAGGATTGGCACTTTCACCTATTAAAGTAACAACTTTACAAAACAACTTGGATCAATTGATTCCTGGATTAGCTGCATTGGCTCTAACATTTTTCTGTATGTTTTTACTTAGGAAAAAAGTTAGCCCAATCATTATTATTCTTGGCTTATTCGTAGTCGGAGTTGGCGGACACGTAATCGGACTTCTATAA
- a CDS encoding PTS mannose/fructose/sorbose transporter subunit IIC — translation MSIISIVLVILIAFLAGIEGILDEFQFHQPLVACTLIGLVTGNLTAGIVLGGTLQMIALGWANIGAAVAPDAALASVASAIILVLGGQGVAGVPAAIAIAVPLAVAGLFLTMVVRTLAVPIVHLMDTAAEDGNFKKIEMLHLSAVAMQGVRIAIPAAALLFIPAETVQSFLESMPAWLTDGMAIGGGMVVAVGYALVINMMATREVWPFFIIGFVVAAISQLTLIALGAIGVALALIYLNLSKMGGSSNGGGSNSGDPLGDILNDY, via the coding sequence ATGTCTATAATATCAATTGTTTTAGTAATTCTTATTGCTTTCCTAGCAGGTATTGAAGGAATCTTAGATGAATTCCAATTCCATCAACCACTAGTAGCATGTACATTAATCGGTTTAGTAACCGGTAATTTGACAGCAGGTATCGTTCTTGGCGGAACACTTCAAATGATCGCTCTTGGTTGGGCAAACATTGGAGCAGCCGTAGCACCAGATGCTGCATTAGCATCAGTTGCATCAGCAATTATTTTAGTATTAGGTGGACAAGGGGTTGCCGGAGTTCCAGCAGCTATCGCAATTGCGGTTCCACTTGCAGTAGCAGGACTTTTCTTAACAATGGTTGTTCGTACATTAGCAGTACCTATCGTACATTTAATGGATACTGCAGCTGAAGATGGCAATTTCAAAAAAATTGAAATGTTACACTTATCAGCAGTAGCTATGCAAGGAGTTCGTATCGCAATTCCTGCAGCAGCACTTTTATTCATCCCAGCAGAAACAGTTCAATCTTTCTTAGAATCAATGCCAGCATGGTTAACTGATGGTATGGCTATTGGTGGAGGAATGGTTGTTGCGGTTGGTTATGCATTAGTAATCAACATGATGGCAACAAGAGAAGTATGGCCGTTCTTCATTATCGGTTTCGTAGTAGCAGCTATTTCTCAATTAACACTTATTGCTCTTGGTGCAATTGGCGTAGCTCTTGCTCTAATTTACTTGAACCTTTCTAAAATGGGAGGCTCATCAAATGGCGGCGGAAGCAACTCTGGTGACCCGTTAGGCGATATCTTAAACGATTATTAA
- a CDS encoding mannose/fructose/sorbose PTS transporter subunit IIA — translation MVGIILASHGEFAEGILQSGAMIFGEQENVKAITLMPSEGPEDVKAKMQTAIASFDDQDEVLFLVDLWGGTPFNQANALFEERKDKWAIVSGLNLPMVIESYASRLSMNSAQEIAAHVIETAKEGVRIRPEELEPVTNTSSASAPVQGSIPPGTVMGDGKIKLVLTRVDSRLLHGQVATAWTKSVLPSRILIVSDEVAKDDLRKRLIEQAAPPGVKANVVPIDKMIEISKDPRFGSTKALLLFENPKDVIRAIEGGVDIKEVNVGSLAHSVGKVVVNKVLSMGQEDVKAFEEMKAKGVKFDVRKVPNDSSANMEDLLKKAKNELARVK, via the coding sequence ATGGTAGGAATTATACTAGCAAGCCATGGCGAATTCGCTGAAGGCATCTTGCAATCTGGCGCAATGATCTTTGGAGAACAAGAAAATGTTAAAGCTATTACTCTAATGCCAAGTGAAGGTCCAGAAGATGTAAAAGCAAAAATGCAAACTGCAATTGCATCATTCGATGATCAAGATGAAGTATTATTCTTAGTTGATTTATGGGGAGGTACTCCATTTAATCAAGCTAACGCATTGTTTGAAGAACGTAAAGATAAGTGGGCAATTGTTTCTGGATTAAATTTACCAATGGTAATTGAATCTTATGCATCTCGTTTGTCAATGAATTCTGCTCAAGAAATTGCAGCACATGTTATTGAAACAGCAAAAGAAGGCGTAAGAATTAGACCAGAAGAGTTAGAACCAGTAACAAATACTAGTTCAGCTTCTGCACCGGTACAAGGTTCAATTCCACCAGGTACAGTAATGGGCGATGGCAAAATCAAATTAGTTTTGACACGTGTAGATTCACGTTTATTGCATGGTCAAGTAGCCACAGCTTGGACAAAATCAGTATTACCAAGCCGCATTCTTATTGTTTCAGACGAAGTAGCTAAGGATGATCTTCGTAAAAGATTAATCGAACAGGCAGCACCACCGGGAGTTAAAGCTAACGTTGTTCCAATCGATAAAATGATTGAAATTTCTAAGGATCCTCGTTTTGGAAGTACTAAAGCATTATTGTTATTCGAAAATCCAAAAGACGTTATTAGAGCTATCGAAGGCGGCGTAGATATTAAAGAAGTTAACGTTGGTTCTCTAGCACATTCAGTTGGTAAAGTTGTCGTTAATAAAGTTCTTTCTATGGGACAAGAAGATGTGAAAGCTTTTGAAGAGATGAAAGCCAAAGGCGTTAAATTTGATGTACGTAAAGTACCAAATGATTCTAGTGCCAACATGGAAGATCTTCTTAAAAAAGCAAAAAATGAATTAGCACGCGTAAAATAA
- a CDS encoding bile acid:sodium symporter family protein, with product MKYFSKFNQFYTKYLAYIVVGVAAVALLLPTSFLWASSHTALFLQIVMFTMGLTMQPADFVAVLKKPWQVLLVILAQYTFMPLFAFLLAKLFHLPDEIALGLILVGCVPGGTSSNVLTYLANGDVPLSVSATSVSTLLAPVLTPLFLSFYGGAYIEISFWNMFSSIIQIVLLPILSGLILSYFFTAYLKKFETLLPSFSASAVLLVLGGTVALNSATLLGTGLIMFLIVWLHSLSGYALGYVICKLFKIDRSANRAMAIEIGVQNTGLAGSLGLAHFSPETALAGAAGTIVHTLFGTIYANLCRNKDNTAKKVTSLPLTNKG from the coding sequence ATGAAATATTTCAGCAAATTCAATCAGTTTTATACCAAATACTTAGCTTATATTGTTGTAGGAGTTGCGGCAGTTGCCCTTTTATTACCGACCTCTTTTTTATGGGCTAGCAGCCACACTGCTTTATTTCTTCAAATTGTTATGTTTACGATGGGATTAACTATGCAACCAGCAGACTTCGTAGCCGTTCTCAAAAAACCTTGGCAAGTTTTATTAGTGATTTTGGCACAATACACTTTCATGCCACTCTTTGCTTTTCTATTAGCCAAACTATTCCACTTACCAGATGAAATTGCGCTTGGTTTAATCTTAGTTGGTTGTGTACCTGGAGGAACTTCTTCGAATGTTCTGACTTACTTGGCAAATGGAGATGTCCCCTTATCGGTTTCGGCTACTTCTGTCTCAACCTTACTAGCGCCTGTTCTAACGCCTTTATTTTTATCTTTCTATGGTGGTGCTTATATAGAGATTAGTTTTTGGAATATGTTTTCATCCATTATTCAAATTGTTTTGCTTCCAATTCTTAGCGGACTTATATTAAGTTATTTCTTTACTGCCTATCTGAAAAAATTCGAGACATTATTACCTTCCTTTTCTGCAAGTGCTGTTTTATTAGTATTAGGAGGGACGGTTGCACTCAATTCAGCAACTTTATTGGGAACAGGCTTAATTATGTTCTTGATTGTTTGGCTACACAGTCTGTCTGGCTATGCACTGGGATATGTGATCTGCAAACTATTCAAAATAGATCGCTCTGCTAATAGAGCGATGGCAATTGAAATTGGCGTACAAAATACTGGTCTTGCAGGCAGTTTAGGCTTAGCCCATTTCAGCCCAGAAACGGCTTTAGCTGGTGCAGCTGGAACAATTGTCCATACACTATTTGGTACCATTTATGCTAACCTTTGTCGCAACAAGGACAATACTGCTAAAAAAGTCACCTCCCTACCTCTTACAAATAAAGGTTAG
- a CDS encoding iron-containing alcohol dehydrogenase family protein, whose amino-acid sequence MRLSQVVRPGPGQFLCESGALNQLDQKLASFNNPVIITGELSYQAFKKHYSGSLNLPVFQYDGTASHEDMERLSSLIKKTDCVVGIGGGRALDTAKGTAELLKVEYVTIPTVLGTCAAYTPLSAVYHPDHTFKVVDYYEKAALLCLMDLDLLVESPKNYFMGGIGDTLAKYYEAEGITRHIEGNLPAMVQVGLKTAKVTQELLLKDSAEALKSLENTEVTDAFKRVAETVIAIAGTVGGFAGEYGRMAGAHAVHNGMSLIQETHVFEHGVKVAYGVLIQLWASGDEKEVRKLLLFFESNHFPHRFSDFAVKNNFLEKAKKVADFAASDNETFKLAVPGVTKEAIFEAMNAVEDFSKSVSGNY is encoded by the coding sequence ATGCGTTTAAGTCAAGTTGTACGTCCAGGTCCTGGTCAATTTTTATGCGAGTCTGGTGCCTTAAACCAATTGGATCAAAAATTAGCGTCTTTTAATAATCCTGTTATCATCACAGGCGAATTGTCTTATCAAGCTTTTAAAAAGCATTACTCTGGTTCTTTAAATTTACCAGTATTTCAATATGATGGAACAGCTTCACACGAAGATATGGAACGTCTTTCTTCATTAATAAAGAAAACAGATTGCGTAGTGGGAATTGGCGGGGGACGCGCTTTGGATACTGCCAAAGGAACTGCAGAATTATTAAAGGTAGAGTACGTGACGATTCCAACTGTTTTAGGAACTTGTGCAGCATACACTCCTCTTTCAGCTGTGTATCATCCTGATCATACTTTCAAAGTAGTGGATTACTATGAAAAAGCAGCTTTACTTTGCTTGATGGATCTAGATTTATTAGTAGAATCACCAAAGAATTATTTTATGGGTGGAATTGGAGATACCCTAGCTAAGTATTATGAAGCAGAAGGCATTACTCGACATATTGAAGGCAACTTACCGGCGATGGTTCAAGTAGGGTTAAAAACTGCAAAAGTAACTCAAGAATTATTATTGAAAGACAGTGCCGAAGCTTTAAAGAGTCTGGAAAATACTGAAGTAACAGACGCGTTCAAACGAGTTGCCGAAACAGTCATAGCCATTGCCGGAACCGTTGGCGGATTTGCGGGAGAATATGGCCGTATGGCTGGTGCACATGCTGTTCATAACGGTATGTCCCTTATTCAAGAAACGCATGTTTTTGAGCATGGTGTGAAAGTGGCTTATGGTGTTTTAATTCAGCTTTGGGCGTCAGGCGATGAAAAGGAAGTCAGAAAATTGCTGCTGTTTTTTGAATCAAATCACTTTCCACATCGTTTCTCAGACTTTGCTGTGAAAAATAATTTCTTGGAAAAAGCAAAAAAAGTCGCTGACTTTGCTGCTTCAGATAATGAAACATTTAAGTTAGCCGTACCTGGTGTAACCAAGGAAGCAATTTTTGAGGCTATGAATGCAGTAGAAGATTTTTCGAAATCTGTTTCTGGTAATTATTAA
- the trpD gene encoding anthranilate phosphoribosyltransferase, giving the protein MANHSTIPVQEITEPQEAEFIKMGISELLSGHDLNLETAKSIMQEIMNGSATDAQIAAYLTALRMKGETVEEITASALVMRDHSQKVTSKIDAMDIVGTGGDKAFTFNISTTAAFVIAAAGIPVAKHGNRSSSSKSGSADVLEALGVKIDLAAAQSEKMLNEINMCFMFSQNYHPAMKYAAPVRKQIAARTIFNILGPLANPANTTMQMLGVYDTALVNPLAKVLQNLGIKKGMVFGGNDGLDEITLTTTTEVAEIRNGVIKSFIFDPKDYGFDYCHKEALMGDTPEVNAQITLAIFAGEKGPKRDTILCNAGLAIYLAKEDITISEAIQLAGTLIDNGAALDKLNEFIKQSHEVTA; this is encoded by the coding sequence ATGGCTAACCACTCAACAATACCGGTGCAAGAAATAACAGAACCACAAGAAGCTGAATTTATCAAAATGGGAATTTCAGAGTTGCTATCAGGACACGATCTAAACTTGGAAACAGCAAAAAGTATCATGCAAGAAATTATGAATGGATCGGCTACTGATGCCCAAATCGCTGCTTATCTAACAGCGTTAAGGATGAAAGGCGAAACGGTTGAGGAAATCACTGCTTCAGCACTGGTGATGCGAGATCATTCTCAAAAAGTGACTAGCAAGATAGACGCCATGGATATTGTAGGAACCGGTGGCGATAAGGCTTTTACATTTAACATTTCAACTACTGCTGCTTTTGTGATTGCAGCGGCTGGCATACCGGTTGCCAAACATGGAAACCGCAGCTCTTCAAGTAAAAGCGGCAGTGCTGATGTACTAGAAGCATTGGGCGTCAAAATTGATTTAGCGGCTGCACAAAGTGAAAAAATGCTAAACGAAATTAATATGTGTTTCATGTTTTCCCAGAACTACCACCCTGCAATGAAGTATGCGGCACCTGTTAGAAAACAAATTGCTGCTCGTACCATCTTCAACATTCTTGGCCCACTGGCAAATCCTGCCAATACCACCATGCAAATGTTGGGTGTATACGATACAGCTTTGGTAAATCCTTTAGCAAAAGTCCTACAAAATCTGGGCATAAAAAAAGGAATGGTCTTTGGCGGAAACGATGGGCTAGATGAAATTACGTTAACCACTACTACTGAAGTAGCTGAAATACGAAATGGGGTCATCAAGTCTTTTATATTTGATCCAAAAGACTACGGATTTGATTACTGCCACAAAGAAGCATTAATGGGCGATACGCCCGAAGTGAATGCTCAAATCACGTTAGCTATCTTTGCAGGAGAAAAAGGACCTAAACGCGATACGATTTTATGCAACGCCGGGCTAGCCATTTATTTGGCAAAAGAAGATATAACTATTTCTGAAGCTATCCAACTTGCGGGAACGCTGATCGATAATGGCGCGGCACTCGATAAATTAAATGAGTTTATAAAACAATCACATGAGGTGACCGCATGA
- the trpC gene encoding indole-3-glycerol phosphate synthase TrpC — translation MILDEIVKSTEKRVALSKKAVPLEEMKQKALEHSIDRSFPFEKALAEEKISFICEVKRASPSKGMIAEKFDYLAIAQSYEKAGATALSVLTEPAFFKGKNAYLTEIKQTVNLPILRKDFVIDEYQIYETKAIGADAVLLIVSLLDDKQLQHYHELAHSLGLSALVEVHSQKELKRALRVNPSVIGVNNRDLKTFIVDLKNSVDLRSRVPKDTLFIAESGIKTRKDVAILEKASVDGILIGETMMLAEDKNKRLLELRGA, via the coding sequence ATGATTTTAGATGAAATTGTCAAAAGTACCGAGAAACGAGTAGCTCTATCCAAAAAAGCTGTTCCTTTAGAAGAGATGAAACAAAAAGCTTTGGAACACTCAATTGACCGTAGCTTTCCATTTGAAAAAGCACTCGCTGAAGAAAAAATAAGTTTTATTTGTGAAGTGAAACGAGCTTCGCCTTCCAAAGGGATGATTGCTGAAAAATTTGATTACTTAGCGATTGCGCAGTCTTACGAAAAAGCAGGTGCAACAGCCCTATCGGTTTTGACAGAACCAGCATTTTTCAAAGGAAAAAATGCTTATCTTACTGAAATCAAGCAAACAGTCAATCTGCCCATTTTAAGAAAAGATTTTGTTATTGACGAGTATCAAATTTATGAAACTAAAGCAATTGGAGCTGATGCTGTTTTGCTGATTGTATCTCTACTAGATGATAAACAATTACAGCACTACCACGAGTTGGCACACTCATTAGGGTTATCAGCTTTGGTAGAAGTTCACTCACAAAAAGAATTAAAAAGGGCTTTGAGAGTGAATCCTTCAGTTATCGGTGTCAATAACCGAGACTTAAAAACGTTTATAGTGGATTTGAAAAACTCAGTTGACTTACGTAGCCGGGTGCCAAAAGACACCTTGTTTATTGCCGAAAGCGGGATAAAAACAAGAAAAGACGTGGCTATTTTAGAAAAAGCTTCAGTGGATGGCATTTTGATTGGGGAAACTATGATGCTCGCTGAAGATAAAAACAAGCGGTTGTTAGAATTGCGAGGTGCCTAA